In one Rutidosis leptorrhynchoides isolate AG116_Rl617_1_P2 chromosome 8, CSIRO_AGI_Rlap_v1, whole genome shotgun sequence genomic region, the following are encoded:
- the LOC139863590 gene encoding uncharacterized protein, which yields MDNLDIPFTSSFTKVISQGNDTLFWKDAWFNNSPLCLKYGRLYRLESNQNATLDSRLVKDGSGWIANWEWVRHPMGRTKDELDDMITYLNSFKYSAAQGDSWRWKLVNFGVFNCSDLGSMLNSKILQPNPTLKETVRNNLVPQKLSIFVWRCKMGRLPVLKELDKRGIDLNSVRCPICDKDVESINHTFLECTFVKDIWFRVHKWWNSSCSIGTNLDDLFSGKSNGSQSNDISVLWQAIVWTCGYIIWKNRNNTIFHNKKGNGPTILNEIQLKSFEWISRRSKKSSLDWNQWLLNPSTFDDHG from the coding sequence ATGGACAACCTCGATATTCCTTTCACTAGCTCGTTCACGAAAGTAATTAGCCAAGGAAATGACACGCTATTTTGGAAAGATGCTTGGTTTAACAACAGCCCACTTTGTTTAAAATATGGAAGATTATATCGTTTAGAGTCGAACCAAAATGCAACGCTTGATAGCAGACTCGTTAAAGATGGTAGCGGTTGGATTGCAAACTGGGAATGGGTCAGACACCCGATGGGTAGAACAAAAGATGAACTCGATGACATGATAACGTATCTAAACAGTTTTAAATACAGCGCAGCACAAGGGGATTCATGGAGATGGAAACTCGTAAACTTTGGGGTTTTCAACTGCTCGGATTTAGGATCGATGCTCAACAGTAAGATCCTTCAACCCAACCCCACGCTAAAAGAAACGGTACGAAATAACCTTGTACCTCAAAAGCTTAGCATATTCGTTTGGAGGTGCAAAATGGGTAGGTTGCCGGTTTTAAAAGAATTAGACAAACGGGGCATCGATTTAAACTCGGTTAGATGCCCGATTTGCGATAAAGACGTTGAATCAATTAACCACACCTTTCTTGAATGTACTTTCGTTAAAGATATTTGGTTTCGGGTTCATAAATGGTGGAATTCCTCGTGTTCGATTGGAACGAATCTGGATGATCTATTTTCAGGCAAATCGAATGGTTCCCAATCAAATGATATCTCGGTACTTTGGCAAGCCATAGTGTGGACATGTGGATACATAATTTGGAAGAATCGAAACAATACCATTTTTCACAATAAAAAAGGTAATGGGCCGACAATTTTAAATGAGATCCAATTAAAATCCTTTGAATGGATATCTAGACGCTCGAAGAAGTCCTCCCTCGATTGGAATCAATGGCTACTAAATCCGTCAACTTTTGATGATCATGGTTAA